The following are encoded in a window of Geotrypetes seraphini chromosome 5, aGeoSer1.1, whole genome shotgun sequence genomic DNA:
- the P2RY10 gene encoding putative P2Y purinoceptor 10, with protein MPRNTSSSNCSSVDVTFQSTLYAATFTIIFIPGLLANSAALWVLCRFVNKKNKAIIFMINLAVADLAHVLSLPLRIFYYIKHTWPFGNFVCLLCFYLKYLNLYASIVFLTCISVQRCLFLMNPFKAKYWKRRYDAAVCIVVWMVVGAACLPFPIMRSSGLGKNETTCFADLGLVKPSVPTAVAMLTIAELSGFVVPLVVIVYCTWKTRQFLQNEEHLVEHSNEKQKAMRMVLTCAAVFFICFTPYHINFIFYMLVNLNIIKNCTVLNISISFHPFSLCLASINCCLDPVLYYFMASEFRNKISRNGSTVMHRRLMSRESASSVKE; from the coding sequence ATGCCACGTAACACATCGTCAAGCAACTGCAGTTCTGTTGACGTGACATTCCAATCCACCCTCTATGCTGCTACCTTCACAATCATATTTATACCTGGTCTTCTGGCAAACAGTGCAGCGCTATGGGTTCTCTGCCGATTTGTCAACAAGAAAAACAAAGCCATCATTTTCATGATTAATTTAGCTGTGGCTGATCTGGCTCACGTCCTCTCATTGCCCCTACGAATATTCTACTACATAAAACACACGTGGCCTTTTGGAAACTTTGTTTGTCTTCTGTGCTTCTATTTAAAGTACCTCAACTTGTATGCGAGCATTGTCTTTCTCACCTGTATAAGTGTCCAGCGTTGCCTCTTCCTCATGAATCCTTTCAAGGCAAAATACTGGAAGCGCAGGTACGATGCGGCTGTTTGCATTGTCGTTTGGATGGTGGTAGGGGCAGCTTGTTTACCGTTTCCAATCATGAGAAGTTCGGGATTAGGGAAAAACGAGACCACATGCTTCGCAGATCTTGGACTTGTGAAACCCAGTGTTCCAACCGCAGTCGCAATGCTGACCATCGCTGAGCTCTCAGGATTCGTGGTTCCTCTAGTCGTCATTGTGTACTGTACCTGGAAGACAAGGCAGTTTTTGCAAAATGAAGAGCACCTTGTTGAACACAGCAACGAGAAACAGAAAGCAATGAGAATGGTCTTGACATGCGCAGCCGTTTTCTTCATCTGCTTTACTCCATACcacattaattttattttctatatgcTGGTTAACCTGAATATTATTAAAAACTGTACAGTCCTGAATATTTCTATAAGTTTTCATCCTTTTTCTTTATGCCTTGCAAGTATAAACTGCTGCCTGGATCCAGTTTTGTACTACTTTATGGCCTCGGAGTTCCGAAACAAGATATCGCGAAATGGGAGCACTGTGATGCATAGACGCCTAATGAGTAGGGAAAGCGCATCGTCGGTAAAGGAATAA